A stretch of DNA from Danio rerio strain Tuebingen ecotype United States chromosome 10, GRCz12tu, whole genome shotgun sequence:
GATAATCTGATTCATTACAACAATCCTGTTTGAAGAGGAGCGGCGGCCATtaccatcagcacacacacacacacacacacacacacacacacacacccccctGATCAATCATTTTCTGCTCTTGGAGGagagcacacacatgcacaaacacacttttacacaaacacacacatatttatgcaaaaacacacactttcatGCACACAGTGTAACACACACGCTCTCAAGCTCACAtagacactcacacactctcacacacacacactcttgcttgctctcactcacacacacaatttcTTGTAGACACAGACTCGTGCACTCATACCTTGACCataactctctctcacacacacacacacacacacacacacttaaactctatctctctctcacactctctctctctgaaacTGGACTCTGGTCTCCTTCTGAAAGctccagatgtgtgtgtgtgtgtgtgtgtgtgtgtaacaggagCATCTGCTAGTGATTGCAGTAATTGGTGGAGGAGCAGGCGGGTCAATTGGGCTAATTAGAGCTGAAGTTGaggttgacacacacacacacacacacacacatacacacacacacacacacacacacacacacacacacacacacacacacacagcgctcaCAGGAAGAGCCTCTAATTCCACAGCGTGTCAGTTTGGGTTTTGGATTCGCTGTTAAAACAAACACTGATTGCTACACGACAGGACGagctcagagtgtgtgtgtgtgtgaacacaaAGTCTCCATCAGCtgtgcgtgcgcacacacacacacacacacacacacacacacagggatgcaGACAGAAGCCTGAGCAGAGTGCTGAGATGTGCTGCTGTCCTGTCCTCAGTTCAGTCATCAACATTACCTGTAGCCAGacttcatatgtgtgtgtgtgtgtgtgtgtgtgtgtgtgtgtgtgtgtgtgtgtgtgtgtgtgtgtgtgtgtttattagagGAGATTCTGCCCTGTTTGACCTTGAGGAAGAACCCAGAGGCTTAGACTGCCATTATTAGTGTGTGCTGCTCAAACAAATGCTgatgcgctcacacacacacacacacgcacgcacacacgcgcacacacacacacacacacgagcacacGCGCACATACGCACAGACCCAGAGAGCCTGAGTGGAGTGCGGTGGATGACCTGCGCTTCCTGTCTGCCGATGGGCCACTctgcaataacacacacactcgGCCGGCGCACATCTGGAAATTAGCGCGATCATCAGGAAATCAAACTGTAGCTGTTTTCATAGCCCGGCCTGTGTGTGTTAGCGTACAGCGCTAATGACAACACTGCCACAACCAATCACGTCAGCCGCAGCGCCCCGCAACATTTGTCAAACGTTATGACAGCTGTAATGACTACCacctgctgcacacacacacacacacacacgcagaggcCTGTCTGAGCAGCACTAGCTCACTTGCAGTCTgaagcgtgcacacacacacacacacactgtctgtgtGCACCCATTAGTTTTatgtacacatacatacacactccatctgcacatacacacacacacactatctgcACACAACCCTCTTTGCACACATACAGTCtgaacaatcacacacacacacacacacacacacacacacacacacacacacacacacacacacacacacacacacacacacacgcctccCCTACCCGTCCAGCAGGTCCATGGTGGAGGATGTGACGTCAGTGTAGAGGACGGTGCGCCCGAGCCGCTGCGTCTGCAGGTGGTGTGTGTATGTCTGCAGGCTGAAGAGCTCAGAGAAACACGCGGGCGGGTCAGTGTGTAAGACCAGCTCTCCGTCACACACCTCCACACACTCCTGCGCTGACCAGCACACCTTCAACACACACTCCGGCAGACGCACAACACCCCCGGACACACACACCTGAGCACGCAGCCAGCGCACGAAACTGGCCTTCAGCtcctgcaggacacacacacacacacacacacacacgcacgcacacgcacgcacacgcacacacacaaagaatttTAAACCAATtagtgagaaacacacacacacacacacacacacacagtgtaaagcaaacacacaacacacaacttgagacacaaatacacacacagaatCAGTGAGACAAAtagacacccacacacacacactccactgtGAATGATGGgtgtaaggtgtgtgtgtgtgagaatctgACTGAATGTTGTGTGTGTACAGCACTGATGTTCGTGGGGTTTGTTGTTTATTACTTGTTGTTTGACGCTGACAGTGACATCATCAGTGCTggtctcacacacaaacacacacacacacacacacacacacacacacacacacacacacacacacacacacacacacacacacacacacacacacacacacacacacacacactctgacctCGCTCTGCTTTAGGTTGTGTCACAGTCAGACACTGACACCTAGTGGACACATGAACCTCTGCATCACATATACAGCATGAACACATTAGGGTCCCTCACTGGGCGTGTggtcagcaggtgtgtgtgtgtgtgtgtgtgtgtgcagtggtcCTCACCGGGTGTGTggtcagcaggtgtgtgtgtgtgtgtgtgtgtgtgtgtgcagtggtcCTCACCGGGTGTGTggtcagcaggtgtgtgtgtgtgtgtgtgtgtgtgtgtgtgtgtgcagtggtcCTCACCGGGTGTGTggtcagcaggtgtgtgtgtgtgtgtgtgtgtgcagtggtcCTCACCGGGTGTGTggtcagcaggtgtgtgtgtgtgtgtgtgtgtgtgtgtgcagtggtcCTCACCGGGTGTGTggtcagcaggtgtgtgtgtgtgtgtgtgtgtgcagtggtcCTCACCGGGTGTGTggtcagcaggtgtgtgtgtgtgtgtgtgtgtgtgtgtgtgtgcagtggtcCTCACCGGGTGTGTggtcagcaggtgtgtgtgtgtgtgtgtgcagtggtcCTCACCGGGTGTGTggtcagcaggtgtgtgtgtgtgtgtgtgtgtgtgtgtgtgtgtgtgtgtgtgtgtgtgcagtggtcCTCACTGGGCATGTggtcagcaggtgtgtgtgtgtgtgtgtgtgtgtgtgtgtgcagtggtcCTCACCGGGTGTGTggtcagcaggtgtgtgtgtgtgtgtgtgcagtggtcCTCACCGGGTGTGTggtcagcaggtgtgtgtgtgtgtgtgtgtgtgtgtgtgtgtgtgtgtgtgtgtgtgtgcagtggtcCTCACTGGGCATGTggtcagcaggtgtgtgtgtgtgtgtgtgtgtgtgtgtgtgcagtggtcCTCACCGGGTGTGTggtcagcaggtgtgtgtgtgtgtgtgtgtgtgtgtgtctgtgtgtgtgtgtgcagtggtcCTCACCGGGTGTGTggtcagcaggtgtgtgtgtgtgtgtgtgtgtgtgtgtgtgtgtgtgtgtgtgtctgtgtgtgcagtgGTCCTCACCGGGTGTGTGGTCAGCAGGTGTATGGGGGTGTGCGGCAGCACCTGGCTCCGCCCACAGCTCAGTCCCAGAGAGGTCAGGATCTCCGTCAGCACCTGGTAGCGCAGGGCGTCGCTCGTCTCCAGCTCAGAGCAGCTCTGGGTGCCCGACAGGTGATGAGGAGCTGGAGCAGAGTCCAGACGCACCTGTGGAGGACAGAGGACACGCTGAAGGAACACTGGAGGAACATTGGGGAAATGCTGCTGGGGGAAACACTGCCGGGGGAACACTATGAGGACGGAACACTGCCGGGGGAACATGCCTTGACACCCAAGTGATGACCTCACACTACATTACTGACGATGTAAAACTCTGCAGGATTAATTGCTGATGCTTTTATCATGGCATTACCCCGACACAGGTGAACACTGCAAGATTACTCTAACAGGCATCACAACCAGGACGCCTGACAGCGTTTTATTGCACAAACATGATCAGTCAAACTACACTGCGAGTGGACGATTGACGTACGAGAGCGGGTCGTTCCTGAAGCGCTGAACATGCCGAGTGTCAGGTGAATCCCGAGCTGTAGATTATGCAGATGTGTGTACCTGACAGAGAATGGCCTCTCCGCTGTCGGGCCCGTGTGTGACCCTGACGATGGCCATCTCCTGCCCGCTGATCTGCCCCCACAGCTCCACCTGCCCGCCGCCACCTCCATCCCGCTCGAACACGCTCCCGCTGGACACCACGCTGAGCCGCAGCTGGCTGCTGTCCGCCCGGGTGAAGCTCAGCGTGCAGAGCTGCGGGTGCGGTGGGGCCCGAGGCCGCAGGGTGAGGCCGGCGGGGCACAGGGAGCAGCACAGCCCCAGCAGACGCCCGCCCTGGCTCAGGTAGGACAGGAAGCGCAGCTGCAGCGGCGGCGGGAGCGGGACTGGGTGTTCGGGGGCCAGCACCAGCAGCAGGGTGTTCTCCAGCCAAGGCTCGCTCAGCGCCTGCTGCGGCTGCAGGTGGTACACGGTGTAGCGCTCAGTGTCCACACACTCCGCCAGCAGCGAGCGGATCTTCTGGAACTGCTGCTCACAGCCGTCCGTATACACCAGCACATTGGGGGGCTTCCCATGCGCACACTGTGGTCCCGGCTCCTGCTCCGGCTCAGTGCTGCAGTCCTCCGGCAGGTCCGGGATGTTCTCCACGGAGGCGCACCGCACTGACAGGATGGTGCTGTTCTCCAGCTCCAGGCACTCGGTGCAGCTGGACAGGTGCAGGTGGTGTCCGTCCATGTGCTGGTGCTCGGATTGTGGCTCGGGGTGCTGCTGCGGGGCACTGAGGCGTCTCCTCTGCTGACTCTGGATCAGCTCCTGCAGCGCTGCTTCTCTGAGGGACACGGCTAGGAGAAAAACACACCCAGCgtca
This window harbors:
- the hlcs gene encoding biotin--protein ligase isoform X2, with translation MLITLCYIYLWMRFQRRYASVIRDALRGLSGGHRGFTFRQQSTSSPQSSGDTLLLQLGDRGVFITEPQVCEDLSRWTVLSSSLAPGGGVESVSFLIEASSSSSSSSRAPLSPHRSSTEVLNWSDLCLPLACSPGQPYRAVAETSLENFSRLGVAFMEDRLRMENGLIPAKITSVSLREAALQELIQSQQRRRLSAPQQHPEPQSEHQHMDGHHLHLSSCTECLELENSTILSVRCASVENIPDLPEDCSTEPEQEPGPQCAHGKPPNVLVYTDGCEQQFQKIRSLLAECVDTERYTVYHLQPQQALSEPWLENTLLLVLAPEHPVPLPPPLQLRFLSYLSQGGRLLGLCCSLCPAGLTLRPRAPPHPQLCTLSFTRADSSQLRLSVVSSGSVFERDGGGGGQVELWGQISGQEMAIVRVTHGPDSGEAILCQVRLDSAPAPHHLSGTQSCSELETSDALRYQVLTEILTSLGLSCGRSQVLPHTPIHLLTTHPELKASFVRWLRAQVCVSGGVVRLPECVLKVCWSAQECVEVCDGELVLHTDPPACFSELFSLQTYTHHLQTQRLGRTVLYTDVTSSTMDLLDGVMMDAPQEVGLIAIAARQTQGKGRGGNAWLSPPGCAMFTLHLQLPVSSRLGQRISFLQHLTALAVVEAVRTLPGYEGVELRLKWPNDIYYRDQVKLGGVLIRSSVMGHTFNLRIGCGFNVSNSQPTVCVNDAVRAQGCGLPELTPEQLMGRCVTLLERYIEEFQRSGHTHLLTRYYTHWLHGGSSVRLWSEDGPSARVLGLDDCGFLQVECEDGEVVSLQPDGNSFDMMKNLLLTKTS